One Natrinema marinum genomic window carries:
- a CDS encoding beta-CASP ribonuclease aCPSF1, with protein sequence MSTVEQQLDDLKAQITSELPSDISVSSVKYEGPELVVYTRDPKKFAQQGDLIRQLASKLRKRITVRPDPSVLSRPEQAREEIMNVIPEDAGVTDLDFHADTGEVVIEAEKPGMVIGRHGSTLREITKNVGWTPEVVRTPPIESSTVSNVRSFLKQERDDRRDILEKVGRQIHREEMSDDEYVRISTLGCCREVGRASFILSTPETRILIDCGDKPGAEGEVPYLHAPEALGAGPQTIDAVVLTHAHLDHSALIPLLFKYGYDGPIYCTEPTRDLMGLLTLDYLDVAAKEGRAPPYESEQVREAIKHTIPLEYGDVTDIAPDVKLTFHNAGHILGSAVSHFHIGDGLYNVAFSGDIHYEDTRLFNGAVNDFPRVETLVLESTYGGRNDYQTDQEDSERNLKQIINDTYDRGGKVVIPAFAVGRSQELMLVLEQAMRNGDIPSMPVHLDGMIWEATAIHTTYPEYLRDDLRDRIFHEDENPFLAEEFNHIDAGEEERQDVADGDACIILSTSGMVTGGPIMSWLSHIGPDPDSTLVFVGYQAQGTLGRRIQNGWDEIPTSEVGAMGNGGGRGTLSLNMDVETVDGFSGHADRAGLENFVKTMNPRPEKVLCVHGDERSTQDLSSALYHNYDMRTFAPKNLETFRFL encoded by the coding sequence ATGAGTACTGTAGAGCAGCAACTCGACGATTTGAAAGCACAGATCACGAGCGAGTTACCGAGCGATATCTCGGTCTCCTCGGTGAAATACGAGGGCCCCGAACTGGTGGTCTACACTCGCGATCCGAAGAAGTTCGCCCAGCAGGGTGATCTCATCCGACAACTCGCGAGCAAACTCCGCAAGCGGATCACCGTCCGGCCGGACCCAAGCGTCCTCTCGCGGCCCGAACAGGCCCGCGAGGAGATCATGAACGTCATCCCCGAGGACGCGGGCGTCACCGACCTCGACTTCCACGCCGACACCGGCGAGGTCGTCATCGAGGCCGAAAAGCCCGGTATGGTGATCGGCCGCCACGGCTCGACGCTCCGCGAAATCACGAAGAACGTCGGCTGGACACCCGAAGTCGTCCGCACGCCGCCGATCGAGTCCTCGACCGTCTCGAACGTCCGCAGCTTCCTCAAACAGGAACGAGACGACCGACGCGATATCCTCGAGAAAGTCGGCCGACAGATCCACCGCGAGGAGATGTCCGACGACGAGTACGTCCGCATCTCGACGCTGGGCTGCTGTCGCGAGGTCGGACGGGCCTCCTTTATTCTCTCGACGCCCGAGACGCGCATCCTCATCGACTGCGGGGACAAACCCGGCGCGGAAGGCGAAGTGCCCTACCTCCACGCGCCCGAGGCGCTCGGGGCCGGTCCACAGACCATCGACGCCGTGGTCCTCACCCACGCCCACCTCGACCACTCCGCGCTGATCCCGCTACTGTTCAAGTACGGCTACGACGGCCCGATCTACTGCACCGAGCCCACGCGGGACCTGATGGGCCTGCTGACGCTCGACTACCTCGACGTGGCCGCCAAGGAAGGGCGCGCTCCGCCCTACGAGAGCGAGCAGGTCCGCGAGGCGATCAAACACACCATTCCGCTCGAGTACGGCGACGTCACCGACATCGCGCCGGACGTCAAGCTCACCTTCCACAACGCCGGTCACATCCTCGGCTCGGCCGTCTCGCACTTCCACATCGGTGACGGCCTCTACAACGTCGCCTTCTCCGGCGACATCCACTACGAGGACACCCGCCTGTTCAACGGCGCGGTCAACGACTTCCCGCGCGTCGAGACGCTCGTCCTCGAGTCGACCTACGGCGGTCGCAACGACTACCAGACCGATCAGGAAGACTCCGAGCGCAATCTCAAGCAGATCATCAACGACACCTACGATCGGGGCGGCAAGGTCGTCATCCCCGCCTTCGCGGTCGGTCGGTCTCAGGAGCTCATGCTCGTCCTCGAACAGGCGATGCGCAACGGCGACATTCCGTCGATGCCGGTCCACCTCGACGGGATGATCTGGGAGGCGACGGCGATCCACACCACCTATCCCGAATACCTCCGCGACGATCTCCGAGATCGGATCTTCCACGAGGACGAGAACCCGTTCCTCGCCGAGGAGTTCAACCACATCGACGCCGGCGAGGAGGAACGACAGGACGTTGCCGACGGCGACGCCTGTATTATCCTCTCGACCTCCGGGATGGTCACCGGCGGCCCGATCATGTCCTGGCTCTCCCACATCGGCCCCGACCCGGACTCGACGCTCGTCTTCGTCGGCTACCAGGCCCAGGGAACCCTCGGGCGGCGCATCCAAAACGGCTGGGACGAGATTCCGACCAGCGAGGTCGGTGCCATGGGCAACGGCGGTGGCCGCGGCACCCTCTCGCTGAACATGGATGTCGAGACCGTCGACGGCTTCTCCGGCCACGCCGACCGCGCCGGCCTCGAGAACTTCGTCAAGACGATGAACCCCCGCCCCGAGAAAGTGCTCTGCGTCCACGGTGACGAACGCTCCACGCAGGACCTCTCGAGCGCGCTCTATCACAACTACGACATGCGCACCTTCGCGCCGAAGAACCTCGAGACCTTCCGCTTCCTCTGA